TCTTTTATACCATTATTTCCTCCTGGTTCCTAAgaatttccattttcttttgttggcaATTGTAAGTGATATATGATAACAAATCTTATAATAAGAAACCTCATATACATACAATTTTCAATGGATAGAAAGGGATGTTTGTATAAAAAGGACAGTTTTCTAAGAAGTTATTTGTAAAGGAGTACCAGAATGATGGATGAATATGTATATCCATGTTTTTAACCATTTCTGCAATTAATGTTAACATCTGTACatgatatttatttaattttaatttaggaTCAGCTAAGCCAATTAGATTGGATAAACCATAAGATTTCTGCATTATGAACTTTGTATCGTGCACATCACTTTGAGGGCTCCAGAAAGTCACctaggaggaggaagaaaagaactAAAATAGAGTATTGAATATtgtaaaaacaaataaatgaagGGTGATCCAACATATATTTCCATATTAGGCAAAGCAACAAAGCATCCATCATCTTGTGCTTTTGTTGTGTGGGTAACACTGATTCTTTAGTTTCCTTACCATGCCGGCCCTTATCATCTGTCATCTCATAAATAGCACCTGTATATGAAGAAAGAAACTAAGGAGAATAGAACTACATTTTCTGGAAAAACTACTCAGGGTTATAGTTCTTTTACTCTTTCCATTTAACCAGTTATTTTACTCTTTGTTATAGTTCCCATTAGGATATACTGCTCCATTATCACCCAATCTTCTAATGCCAGCATGTGGTTATTCTGGCAGTTGAAGGAAATGGCTGAAAGGGTACCTGAGGGATCTACTGCCAGCAGCAAATTAGGTTCAACTGCCAGGCGGACAGCCAGTATTCCAATTTCTGTTATGAATGAGAGCCATTTAAGCAGCCTGAACTCTCCACAACTGGCGTCTAATGGTCTCTCCATAAATCCTGTCTCATGCAATGGAGCTAATAGCCAAACTAATCCAGCAGAATGGGTGGTACAAGATGAACCAGGCGTGTACTTGACTCTTAACTCTTTGCCAGGGGGTGGTAAAGAACTAAGGCGGGTACGCTTCAGGTATGAGCAGACTAcatatattatgttttttttcaaCTTATATGCAACTTATTGTTCTATCTGTACACAACTTTGTATGAAAGGGTATAGGGCAGGACATATAGTAGAGTGTGTTCAAACTTCAATCTTGGAGCTGATTATATCTGTATCCTTCTAGGAGGTTCAGTTCTTTTGGAATCAGAGCTATTTTAAAGTGGGTCAGATTTTGGTCCAACTTATAATATCGAGATCTGACGAAAATCCTTAATCTGGTGATGATGGACATCTCTTCTAACTTTGTAGAATAGAATGCTATTTTAgtttaagaaaaaacaaaaaaaaattaatagtcaCAACTTAAACTATTTTGTGGTCCAAGATATACATTTATATTATTTCTGATTTTACCATTTATAGTAACTATGACATTTTCTACTTCTAGTAAATCTTGATTTTTACTGTTTCCAGTAAGTTCCTGTTACGAGTTCATTCTAGGAATCCATAATGCACTAAGTAGCTTCTTTTTTCTTGTGAGATTAGGATGGGTTATTAGGAGTTTTTATTAGGATAGTCTAAGtaattattattagtattatatatatatatattgccttGGAATTAGATCAAGACAGCCTAGTTATGACCTAAATACAGTGAGATTCAGACTTTTAATTCAGTTTATGGTCGTTTAGATGTTTGAGAGATCGCTTCTCAACTGTTAAGGTTTGATGGTCAAACGCTGACATCATTCATGATGAACagtcctttctctctcctctaattCTCTGCAGTTTTGATTTATTCTGTATTCCTAATTGGGCCATACCTGCAGGCACCTCATTTTCCCTGCATCATTAATGTTATGGAACACATAGATTATGACTAGTGTGCTAGGATAAGGACTATGGCTGGGCCTTTCCTAGTTTTCCTTAATTGTAATCCAGTGCAATCCAAATCCtctttataaataagaaagacctGTGTCATTGTGGACAAGTCAATTCCATAGATatcaaggtgtcgcctaggcgAGGCAACAAGGTGGCTCAGCCTAGACTGGcgccttggtcacctaggcAGGCatcgccttgttggtgtcaccttgatTTTTGCCATCCTCCC
The Macadamia integrifolia cultivar HAES 741 unplaced genomic scaffold, SCU_Mint_v3 scaffold1000, whole genome shotgun sequence DNA segment above includes these coding regions:
- the LOC122062339 gene encoding protein Brevis radix-like 1 isoform X1 — its product is MAGDETAKCKAAKEVIKSLTAQLKEMAERVPEGSTASSKLGSTARRTASIPISVMNESHLSSLNSPQLASNGLSINPVSCNGANSQTNPAEWVVQDEPGVYLTLNSLPGGGKELRRVRFRDTSLWILLQRSGKLPRIPTLRLEMMPNATSQGKGFMTRNRSNCPNITLLYQSETFHRETSGEVVG
- the LOC122062339 gene encoding protein Brevis radix-like 1 isoform X2, yielding MAGDETAKCKAAKEVIKSLTAQLKEMAERVPEGSTASSKLGSTARRTASIPISVMNESHLSSLNSPQLASNGLSINPVSCNGANSQTNPAEWVVQDEPGVYLTLNSLPGGGKELRRVRFRDTSLWILLQRSGKLPRIPTLRLEMMPNATSQGKGFMTRNRSNCPNITLLYQDSMLSLIKRKPIF
- the LOC122062339 gene encoding PH, RCC1 and FYVE domains-containing protein 1-like isoform X3; the encoded protein is MAGDETAKCKAAKEVIKSLTAQLKEMAERVPEGSTASSKLGSTARRTASIPISVMNESHLSSLNSPQLASNGLSINPVSCNGANSQTNPAEWVVQDEPGVYLTLNSLPGGGKELRRVRFSRKHFTEKQAEKWWVENRVNVHQRHDIRSTEK